One region of Streptococcus parasanguinis genomic DNA includes:
- a CDS encoding helix-hairpin-helix domain-containing protein gives MAKKNVNRAKQYKHQNRHLLKKAVATVTAAVKEAPKKVEKATKAVAKEVKQAASSVEEFASSLEGVALDRAQTFYDEGIRSVADFANWTEKELLALKGIGPATIKKLKELGVKFK, from the coding sequence ATGGCAAAGAAGAACGTAAACCGTGCGAAACAATACAAACATCAAAATAGACATCTTTTGAAAAAAGCTGTCGCAACTGTAACTGCAGCTGTTAAAGAAGCACCTAAAAAAGTTGAGAAAGCTACAAAAGCAGTAGCGAAAGAAGTGAAACAAGCGGCTTCTTCAGTGGAAGAGTTTGCTTCAAGTTTGGAAGGTGTGGCACTTGATCGTGCGCAAACATTCTATGATGAAGGTATTCGCTCTGTTGCGGACTTCGCAAACTGGACGGAGAAAGAGTTGTTGGCCCTTAAAGGAATTGGCCCAGCTACAATCAAGAAATTGAAAGAACTAGGCGTTAAATTTAAATAA
- the rlmD gene encoding 23S rRNA (uracil(1939)-C(5))-methyltransferase RlmD, translating into MSLKVKQKIPLKIKRMGINGEGIGFFQKTLVFVPGALKGEDIFCQITSVKKNFAEAKLLSVNKASKYRVTPMCDIYETCGGCQIMHLKYDKQLEFKTDLLQQALKKFSPEGFEQYDIRPTIGMQEPLYYRAKLQFQTRKFKGQVKAGLYAQNSHYLVELKDCLVQDPVIQAIANDLADLLTYYQIPIADERKELGVRTMMVRRARKTGQVQIIVVTSRQINVKDLVEDLVKKHPEIVTVAVNKNTSRSSEIYGEQTQIIWGEEAILEGVLDYEFSLSPRAFYQLNPEQTQVLYSEAVKALDVSPEDHLIDAYCGVGTIGFAFANRVKSVRGMDIIPEAIEDAKYNAKRMGFENTHYEAGTAEEIIPRWYQEGYRANAVIVDPPRTGLGAKLIETLLHYAPEKMVYVSCNVSTLARDLVALTKVYRVEYIQSVDMFPHTARTEAVVKLVKK; encoded by the coding sequence ATGAGTCTTAAAGTCAAACAAAAAATTCCATTAAAAATCAAGCGTATGGGGATAAACGGGGAAGGTATCGGATTTTTCCAGAAAACCCTTGTTTTTGTTCCAGGAGCCCTCAAGGGTGAAGATATCTTCTGCCAAATTACAAGTGTCAAGAAAAATTTTGCGGAAGCCAAACTCTTATCTGTGAATAAAGCGTCTAAGTATCGGGTGACACCCATGTGTGATATCTATGAGACCTGTGGGGGCTGTCAAATCATGCATTTGAAGTATGACAAGCAGCTGGAGTTTAAAACAGATTTATTGCAACAAGCCTTGAAAAAGTTCTCACCTGAAGGCTTTGAACAGTATGACATTCGGCCAACAATCGGAATGCAGGAGCCTCTTTACTATCGGGCCAAATTGCAATTTCAAACAAGGAAATTTAAAGGCCAGGTCAAGGCGGGTCTCTATGCTCAAAATTCACATTATTTGGTAGAATTAAAAGATTGTTTGGTTCAAGATCCGGTTATTCAAGCGATTGCCAATGATCTTGCGGATTTATTGACTTACTACCAGATTCCGATTGCTGATGAGCGTAAAGAACTGGGTGTCAGAACTATGATGGTTCGACGAGCTCGGAAGACTGGTCAGGTTCAGATCATTGTGGTCACCAGTCGGCAGATTAATGTAAAGGATTTAGTGGAAGACTTGGTTAAGAAACACCCTGAGATTGTCACCGTTGCTGTTAATAAAAATACGTCTCGCTCTAGTGAAATCTATGGGGAACAAACGCAGATTATTTGGGGAGAAGAGGCCATTTTGGAAGGTGTTTTGGATTATGAATTCTCCCTGTCTCCTCGAGCTTTTTACCAGTTGAATCCAGAACAAACTCAAGTATTGTATAGTGAAGCGGTTAAGGCTCTAGATGTTTCCCCAGAGGATCACTTGATAGATGCCTACTGTGGGGTTGGAACGATTGGGTTTGCTTTTGCGAATAGGGTGAAAAGTGTTCGGGGGATGGATATCATTCCTGAAGCGATTGAAGATGCCAAATACAATGCTAAACGGATGGGATTTGAGAATACCCACTATGAGGCTGGTACAGCAGAAGAGATCATTCCTCGCTGGTACCAAGAAGGCTATCGGGCCAATGCTGTGATCGTGGATCCACCTCGTACGGGTTTAGGGGCGAAATTGATCGAGACCTTATTGCACTATGCACCTGAAAAGATGGTCTATGTTTCTTGTAATGTCTCTACTTTGGCACGGGATCTAGTGGCTTTGACAAAGGTTTATCGGGTTGAATACATTCAATCAGTTGACATGTTTCCACATACGGCAAGGACAGAGGCTGTCGTGAAGTTAGTGAAGAAGTGA
- a CDS encoding flavin reductase family protein, translating to MKQSFKTSKLYYGFPIFILGYQDQNFGHNITTCSSSYSLGDWLVIGVGAEENAADQIKHYRQFTVNIPTEHLMLEMEQAGFISHREKLKHLGLDYEISERTQAPILEACPVVLDCQVDRIIEEDGICHIFAKILDRLADSDLVDDKGHFKNDCFAPTYFMGDGHQRVYRYLDDRVDSMGSFIKKARKKNDKSNIT from the coding sequence ATGAAACAATCTTTTAAAACCAGCAAACTCTATTATGGTTTTCCTATCTTCATCTTAGGGTATCAGGACCAGAACTTTGGGCACAATATCACGACCTGTAGCTCCTCTTATAGCTTGGGAGATTGGCTGGTCATCGGTGTTGGTGCTGAGGAAAATGCGGCTGACCAGATTAAGCATTATCGACAGTTTACTGTGAACATTCCTACTGAACATCTCATGCTTGAGATGGAGCAGGCTGGCTTTATCAGCCATCGGGAAAAGTTGAAACACCTGGGGCTTGACTACGAGATTTCTGAACGGACCCAGGCACCGATTTTGGAGGCTTGTCCAGTCGTATTGGACTGTCAGGTAGATCGGATTATCGAGGAAGATGGCATCTGCCATATCTTTGCCAAGATTCTTGATCGACTTGCTGATTCTGATTTGGTAGATGACAAGGGCCATTTTAAAAATGACTGCTTTGCCCCAACTTACTTTATGGGGGATGGTCATCAGCGCGTTTATCGTTATCTGGATGACCGAGTCGACTCCATGGGAAGCTTTATCAAGAAAGCGAGAAAGAAGAATGACAAGAGCAACATTACCTGA
- a CDS encoding GNAT family N-acetyltransferase has translation MTRATLPERIETERLVLRVRTVADVEDIFDYASRPEVSYPAGFPPVKTLKDEIYYLEHILPERNQKDNLPAGYGIVVKGTDKIIGSVDFPRRYEDDVLEIGYTLHPDYWGRGYVPEAARALIDLAFKELGLHKIELSCFGYNLQSQRVAEKLGFTLEARIRDRKDAQGNRCDDLRYGLLKSEWEVD, from the coding sequence ATGACAAGAGCAACATTACCTGAACGAATCGAAACAGAGCGACTGGTCCTGCGAGTCCGAACAGTGGCGGATGTAGAGGATATCTTTGACTATGCCAGTCGTCCAGAAGTCTCTTACCCAGCAGGTTTTCCACCTGTCAAGACCTTGAAAGATGAGATTTATTACCTAGAACATATCCTTCCCGAGCGCAATCAAAAAGACAATCTCCCAGCAGGCTATGGAATCGTGGTCAAGGGGACCGATAAAATCATAGGCTCAGTCGATTTTCCCCGTCGCTACGAAGACGATGTACTGGAGATTGGCTACACCTTGCACCCAGATTATTGGGGGCGAGGCTATGTGCCTGAAGCAGCGCGTGCTTTGATTGATTTAGCTTTTAAAGAACTGGGGCTTCATAAGATAGAATTGTCTTGCTTTGGCTACAACCTTCAAAGTCAACGAGTCGCTGAGAAACTTGGTTTTACCCTTGAAGCTCGCATAAGGGATCGAAAAGATGCCCAAGGCAATCGCTGTGATGATTTGAGATATGGCTTGCTGAAGAGTGAGTGGGAGGTGGATTGA
- a CDS encoding DUF1858 domain-containing protein, which translates to MDNVIDVSIPVAQVIDQHPEVLDLLVELGFKPLANPIMRNTVGRKVSLKQGSKLEGTPMEKIVRTLEANGYEVVGLD; encoded by the coding sequence ATGGACAATGTTATTGATGTATCGATTCCAGTGGCTCAAGTCATTGATCAACATCCGGAAGTATTGGACTTGTTGGTGGAATTGGGCTTTAAACCTTTAGCCAACCCCATCATGCGTAATACAGTTGGGCGCAAGGTTTCCTTGAAACAAGGATCAAAATTAGAGGGTACTCCCATGGAAAAGATTGTGCGAACATTAGAGGCCAATGGCTATGAAGTAGTGGGGCTAGACTAA
- a CDS encoding aminoglycoside 3'-phosphotransferase — MNTKTSHFSPLDFPEQLRTYIEGATLSDSSSHSGARVLYLDSGYYLKIDQKGRLEREASIARWFETKGLGTPVIEYLSKDKDYLLTKEAIGHDALAFLDQPEKICRTMAEALKKLHSLNPKNFPSDNHLQAYKERALKNYEKGEFYAKALLPQFQINSREEAFQLIQEHGHLLKTDAFIHGDACLPNFILKDADQFSCFIDLGLADFSDRHIDLFWAVWSLNYNLQDPKYAELFLDYYGRDQVDIHKLRLVAAFEAFG, encoded by the coding sequence ATGAATACAAAGACATCTCATTTCTCCCCATTGGATTTTCCTGAGCAATTACGAACTTATATAGAGGGAGCAACTCTTTCTGATAGCTCTTCTCATTCAGGCGCAAGGGTTCTCTATCTTGATTCAGGTTACTACTTGAAAATAGATCAAAAGGGAAGATTAGAGCGAGAAGCTAGCATTGCAAGGTGGTTTGAAACCAAAGGACTGGGAACTCCAGTTATCGAATATCTATCTAAAGATAAAGACTACCTCCTGACTAAAGAGGCTATTGGCCATGATGCTCTCGCTTTTTTAGACCAGCCAGAAAAAATCTGCCGTACCATGGCAGAGGCTCTTAAAAAGCTTCACAGCTTAAATCCGAAAAATTTTCCATCAGATAATCATTTACAAGCCTATAAAGAAAGAGCCTTGAAAAACTATGAAAAAGGTGAGTTCTATGCCAAGGCGCTCCTACCCCAATTCCAAATCAACAGTCGCGAAGAGGCCTTCCAACTCATCCAAGAACATGGGCACCTTTTAAAGACAGATGCCTTTATTCACGGGGATGCCTGTCTACCGAACTTTATTCTAAAAGATGCTGACCAATTCTCTTGCTTTATTGATCTTGGTTTGGCTGATTTCAGTGACCGGCATATCGACCTCTTTTGGGCAGTTTGGTCCCTCAACTATAACCTACAAGATCCTAAATACGCTGAACTATTTCTTGACTATTATGGAAGAGATCAGGTCGATATACATAAACTTCGACTCGTTGCTGCCTTTGAAGCGTTTGGATAA
- the recX gene encoding recombination regulator RecX, with translation MKITKLEKKKRLYLLELDNDQKLYITEDTIVKYFLSKEKEISEEELKEIQEFAQYSYGKNLALYHLSFKARTTKEVRDYLTKYEIDSEIIDKVVQHLKEEKWLDDHQYARNLIEANLLSGDKGPVLLQQKIQQKGVPKSILQEILADYDFTEVINRTAIKLQKKYQGKYPLKAIETKIIQGLISKGFAYNQAKIAFQYLELETDEETTNELILKELEKQYRKYSKKYEGYDLKQRLTQALARKGYDYSDITSAIREYLDS, from the coding sequence ATGAAAATTACAAAACTAGAAAAGAAAAAAAGACTCTACCTTCTTGAATTAGACAATGATCAAAAACTTTACATCACAGAAGATACCATCGTCAAATATTTTCTTTCTAAAGAGAAAGAAATCAGTGAAGAAGAGCTAAAAGAAATCCAAGAATTTGCACAATACTCCTATGGTAAAAACCTGGCCCTTTACCATCTTTCCTTTAAAGCTCGAACAACAAAAGAAGTCCGAGACTACCTTACAAAATATGAGATTGATAGTGAGATTATTGATAAAGTTGTCCAACACTTAAAAGAAGAAAAGTGGTTAGATGATCATCAATATGCCAGAAACCTGATAGAGGCCAACCTCCTCAGTGGTGATAAAGGCCCTGTCTTATTACAACAAAAAATTCAACAAAAAGGGGTCCCAAAATCTATCCTTCAAGAAATACTAGCGGACTATGATTTTACAGAAGTGATCAACCGTACCGCAATAAAACTCCAAAAGAAATACCAAGGAAAATACCCATTAAAAGCCATTGAAACGAAAATCATCCAAGGACTCATTTCAAAAGGTTTTGCATACAATCAAGCAAAGATAGCATTCCAATATCTCGAGCTCGAAACAGATGAAGAAACAACCAATGAGCTCATTCTAAAAGAGTTAGAAAAACAATACCGTAAATACAGTAAAAAATATGAAGGCTATGACCTCAAACAACGCTTGACTCAGGCACTAGCCAGAAAAGGCTACGATTATAGTGATATAACGTCAGCCATTAGAGAATACTTAGATTCATAA
- a CDS encoding DUF1912 family protein, producing the protein MSYETEFMKEFEEWIKTQVMINEMALEESKKVFDEDQDERAKIAMIRYESRLDAYQFLQGKFENFHAGKGFHDLPDDLFGKRKY; encoded by the coding sequence ATGAGTTACGAAACAGAGTTTATGAAGGAGTTTGAGGAGTGGATCAAGACCCAAGTCATGATCAATGAAATGGCTCTCGAAGAAAGTAAGAAGGTTTTTGATGAAGACCAGGATGAACGAGCCAAAATCGCGATGATTCGCTATGAAAGCCGTTTGGATGCCTATCAGTTCTTGCAAGGGAAGTTTGAAAATTTCCATGCTGGAAAAGGATTTCATGATTTACCAGATGACCTCTTTGGTAAAAGAAAATATTAA
- a CDS encoding DUF438 domain-containing protein — MSDERIHVLRDILLDLHHGASPESVQERFDATFAGVSAIEISLMEHELMNSDAGVTFEDVMELCDVHANLFKNAVQGVEVADTDHPGHPVQIFKQENLALRAAMMRVRRLLDNYETKEDPEMIQEIHKGLLRQLGLVGQFDRHYRRKEELMFPIMEKYGHDSPPKVMWGVDDQIRDLFAKTLDVAKALPDSAISEVKKRFEAFAQEFEAMIFKEESILLMILLEAFTQDDWLSIAEESDAYGYAIILPSEKWVPKRVDFKEEGATETEDLGEVLPSSNGSEHRQVIETPDGQLTVTFTPKKKEESFDRQQPQAFGHGFLSVEQANLILNQLPMEITFVNKDDIFQYYNDAAPFEEMIFKRTPSQVGRNVELCHPPKYLEKVKAIMQGLREGKKDKYEMWFKSESRGKFVHVTYAAVRDEAGDFQGVLEYVQDIQPYREIDTDFYRGME; from the coding sequence ATGAGTGATGAACGAATTCATGTCTTGAGAGATATCTTATTAGACCTTCATCATGGTGCTTCTCCTGAGTCGGTCCAAGAACGATTTGATGCGACCTTTGCGGGGGTTTCTGCGATTGAGATCTCTCTCATGGAGCATGAACTGATGAATTCAGATGCAGGTGTTACTTTTGAAGATGTTATGGAGCTTTGTGATGTCCATGCGAATCTCTTTAAGAATGCTGTTCAAGGGGTTGAAGTGGCAGATACTGACCATCCAGGTCATCCTGTTCAGATCTTTAAACAGGAGAATCTAGCCCTTCGTGCTGCTATGATGCGGGTTCGTCGCTTGCTGGATAATTATGAGACGAAGGAGGATCCTGAGATGATCCAGGAGATTCACAAAGGCCTCTTGCGTCAGCTTGGCTTGGTGGGTCAATTTGATCGGCATTACCGCCGTAAGGAAGAACTGATGTTTCCAATTATGGAAAAATACGGCCATGATTCTCCTCCGAAAGTCATGTGGGGAGTAGATGACCAGATTCGAGACCTCTTTGCGAAAACTCTGGATGTGGCCAAAGCCCTGCCTGATTCTGCCATTTCAGAAGTTAAAAAGCGCTTTGAAGCCTTTGCGCAAGAGTTTGAGGCTATGATTTTCAAGGAAGAGTCCATCCTCTTGATGATTTTACTGGAGGCCTTTACCCAGGATGATTGGCTTTCCATTGCAGAAGAAAGTGATGCTTATGGTTATGCCATTATTCTCCCAAGTGAAAAGTGGGTACCAAAACGCGTGGACTTCAAGGAAGAAGGAGCAACAGAGACAGAAGATTTAGGTGAAGTCCTTCCTTCTTCAAATGGAAGCGAGCACCGTCAGGTCATTGAGACTCCTGATGGGCAGTTGACCGTTACCTTCACGCCTAAGAAAAAAGAAGAGAGTTTCGATCGCCAGCAGCCACAAGCTTTTGGGCATGGCTTTCTATCTGTGGAGCAAGCAAATTTGATCTTGAACCAGTTACCGATGGAGATCACCTTTGTCAATAAGGATGATATTTTCCAATATTACAACGATGCTGCGCCCTTTGAGGAGATGATTTTCAAACGGACGCCGTCGCAGGTAGGACGCAATGTCGAATTGTGTCATCCACCCAAATACTTGGAAAAGGTCAAAGCCATCATGCAAGGGCTTCGTGAAGGAAAAAAAGACAAGTATGAAATGTGGTTCAAATCCGAATCACGTGGGAAATTTGTCCATGTCACCTATGCAGCAGTGCGTGATGAAGCGGGAGACTTTCAAGGTGTCTTGGAATATGTTCAGGACATTCAACCTTATCGGGAGATCGATACGGATTTTTATAGAGGAATGGAGTAA
- a CDS encoding AAA family ATPase — protein MHIFIIGAPASGKMTIGQELSKLTGATLFFNHQPIDFALEIYQDFTEEMWEFVRSVNFSFLGTSARHHRSVILTGVTDFSNQYHLMYLKDIQDLLNEYHQQILFVELETSLEERLRRNRTENRLKYKPLKRYVEVSEREILETDKTDQLNSQKQPSGLYHYLKIDNTNLSAEEVAKQIQEKMKTIEKGHTHV, from the coding sequence ATGCATATTTTCATCATTGGAGCTCCAGCTTCAGGGAAAATGACCATTGGTCAGGAACTTTCGAAACTCACCGGTGCGACTCTCTTTTTCAACCATCAACCAATTGATTTCGCACTCGAAATCTATCAGGATTTTACGGAAGAAATGTGGGAATTTGTTCGTAGCGTTAACTTTTCTTTTCTTGGAACAAGCGCCAGGCATCATCGGTCGGTGATTTTAACAGGCGTAACTGATTTTTCAAATCAATACCATTTGATGTATTTGAAGGACATTCAAGATTTGTTAAATGAGTATCATCAGCAGATTCTTTTTGTTGAATTAGAAACGTCTCTGGAGGAGCGATTACGTCGAAATCGGACAGAGAATCGGTTGAAATACAAACCCTTGAAACGGTATGTTGAGGTATCTGAAAGAGAGATTTTAGAGACTGATAAAACGGATCAACTTAATTCCCAAAAGCAACCGAGTGGTCTTTACCACTACCTTAAAATTGATAATACGAATCTGTCCGCAGAAGAAGTTGCAAAGCAGATTCAAGAAAAAATGAAAACAATAGAGAAAGGACACACACATGTCTAA